The proteins below are encoded in one region of Spirochaetota bacterium:
- the rpsG gene encoding 30S ribosomal protein S7 translates to MRKKKAYKKHTPQPDHKYNSQLVSKIINIVMKDGKKLKAQNIVYKALEIVKEKTKKNPLEILEKAIENLKPQLEVRSRRVGGATYQIPVEVRPERALSLAIRWLVGACREQQGKDMFQKLADEIINAYNEQGNAIKKKIETHKMAESNKAFAHYRW, encoded by the coding sequence ATGAGAAAGAAAAAAGCGTACAAAAAACATACTCCCCAACCAGACCACAAATATAACAGTCAATTAGTTTCCAAAATAATAAACATAGTTATGAAAGATGGTAAAAAACTAAAAGCACAGAACATAGTCTATAAGGCTTTAGAAATCGTTAAGGAAAAAACTAAAAAGAACCCTCTAGAAATACTTGAAAAAGCAATAGAAAATCTCAAACCACAGTTAGAAGTAAGATCTAGAAGAGTCGGAGGAGCAACCTATCAGATACCGGTTGAAGTTAGACCAGAACGAGCGCTATCTTTAGCCATAAGATGGCTAGTAGGTGCTTGTAGAGAACAACAAGGAAAAGATATGTTCCAAAAGTTAGCAGATGAAATTATAAACGCCTACAATGAACAAGGCAACGCTATAAAGAAGAAGATAGAAACACACAAAATGGCAGAATCAAACAAAGCCTTTGCTCACTACAGATGGTAG